In Silene latifolia isolate original U9 population chromosome X, ASM4854445v1, whole genome shotgun sequence, the following proteins share a genomic window:
- the LOC141622849 gene encoding histone deacetylase 8 encodes MAAEEQSALVVAKNERIAVFWDEGMLKHDPGRGVFDSAFDPGFLDVLEDHPENADRVRNMVSILKRGPISPFISWHSGSLASTSDLLTFHSPEYIKELEEADKAGGKMMCAGTFLNPGSWEAARLAAGTTLSAMKHLLDGQANIAYALVRPPGHHAQPTQADGYCFLNNAGLAVHLALKSGRAKVVVIDIDVHYGNGTAEGFYGSNEVLTISLHMNHGTWGPSHPQSGAIDQLGEGDGLGFNMNIPLPNGSGDRGYEYAMKELVVPAVNKFQPEMIVLVVGQDSSAFDPNGRQCLTMDGYRELTRIIRGLADFHSKGQFLIVQEGGYQMTYSAFCLHATLEGALDIRNPLLPDPIAYYPEDEGYTVRAVDAMKQYFTANAPFLKEAN; translated from the exons ATGGCAGCAGAAGAGCAAAGTGCATTAGTAGTAGCAAAGAATGAAAGAATAGCTGTGTTTTGGGATGAGGGGATGCTGAAACACGATCCGGGTCGGGGGGTATTCGACTCAGCATTTGACCCGGGTTTTTTGGATGTTTTAGAAGATCACCCGGAAAATGCGGATAGAGTAAGGAATATGGTTTCAATACTAAAACGTGGGCCCATTTCTCCTTTTATTTCATGGCATTCTGGTTCACTTGCTTCTACTTCTGACCTCCTCACTTTCCACTCTCCAG AATACATCAAGGAATTAGAGGAAGCAGACAAAGCCGGAGGAAAGATGATGTGTGCTGGAACGTTTCTAAACCCTGGTTCTTGGGAAGCTGCTCGCCTTGCTGCTGGCACAACACTCTCAGCTATGAAGCATTTACTCGACGGTCAAGCTAACATTGCCTATGCATTAGTAAGGCCGCCAGGTCATCACGCTCAGCCAACTCAAGCAGATGGATATTGCTTTCTGAACAATGCTGGTTTGGCTGTTCACTTGGCTTTAAAATCTGGTCGTGCTAAAGTGGTTGTTATTGACATCGATGTTCATTATGGAAACGGGACTGCTGAAGGGTTCTATGGCTCAAATGAAGTTCTTACCATATCGCTTCATATGAACCATGGTACTTGGGGGCCTTCCCATCCTCAAAGTGGTGCCATTGATCAGCTCGGTGAAGGAGATGGGTTGGGGTTTAATATGAACATACCGTTGCCAAATGGGAGTGGAGACCGTGGGTACGAGTATGCCATGAAGGAGCTTGTGGTTCCAGCTGTTAACAAGTTCCAACCGGAAATGATTGTTCTCGTGGTTGGCCAAGATTCAAGCGCT TTTGATCCAAATGGAAGGCAGTGCTTGACAATGGACGGATACAGAGAATTGACACGGATAATCCGAGGCTTGGCTGATTTCCATAGTAAAGGCCAATTTCTAATTGTCCAGGAAGGAGGTTACCAAATGACATATTCAGCCTTTTGTCTTCATGCAACCCTTGAAGGCGCATTGGATATTAGAAACCCGCTACTACCGGATCCTATCGCTTATTACCCCGAGGATGAAGGCTACACTGTGAGAGCAGTTGATGCTATGAAGCAATATTTCACAGCAAATGCTCCATTCCTAAAAGAAGCAAACTAG